In one Magallana gigas chromosome 7, xbMagGiga1.1, whole genome shotgun sequence genomic region, the following are encoded:
- the LOC105345095 gene encoding high-affinity choline transporter 1 isoform X1 yields MGVHVVGIVAVIVFYILILGVGLWAARKSRGETDSENVMLAGRNIGILVGVFTMTATWVGGGFINGTAEYIYKDGLLWCQAPFGYALSLLFGGLFFAEKMRTEGYVTMLDPFQLKYGQRMGGLLYIPALLGEVFWTAAILAALGATISVIIDIDVKTSIIVSACIAVFYTLFGGLYSVAYTDVVQLFCIFFGLWVTIPFAMTNPNVGDISVNASAMWIKSVDRQYTGVYLDGMLLLIFGGIPWQVYFQRVLSAKSAFNAKILSYVAGVGCVVMAIPSILIGAIATNTDWNNTDYTLRDHRKFPIPEEDMNLILPMVMQYLTPPWVSFFGLGAVSAAVMSSADSSILSASSMFARNIYKLLFRQQSSEQEIVNVMRVSIFGVGILATIMAIMVDSIYMLWYLCSDLVYVILFPQLVSVIYLKGTNTYGSLGGFVIGWFFRLMGGESSMGIPAVMKYPWYDKETNTQLFPFKTFCMLLSFSSIILISYPLKYVFEHGLIPPKYDVFMCIVNVPEETIALASNKMSELTAMTPTEVNGGKINPALKFSQDDLLAVEKFAAKNGKDGEKTNFLSSYEGVESDVPKESS; encoded by the exons ATGGGAGTCCATGTGGTGGGCATCGTCGCTGTCATCGTCTTTTACATTTTGATACTGGGGGTCGGACTGTGGGCCGCCCGGAAATCCCGGGGGGAGACGGACAGTGAAAATGTGATGCTGGCGGGGAGGAATATTGGCATCCTGGTGGGAGTGTTCACTATGACAG CAACGTGGGTGGGAGGTGGCTTCATTAATGGTACAGCCGAGTACATCTACAAAGATGGCCTGCTGTGGTGTCAGGCTCCATTTGGATATGCCCTCAGTCTCCTGTTTG GTGGCCTGTTTTTTGCTGAGAAGATGAGGACAGAGGGGTACGTGACCATGCTGGACCCCTTTCAGCTGAAGTACGGACAGAGGATGGGGGGACTGCTCTACATCCCCGCCCTGCTGGGGGAGGTGTTCTGGACCGCAGCCATATTGGCCGCTCTTG GTGCTACAATATCCGTGATAATCGACATCGATGTGAAGACATCAATCATTGTGTCTGCCTGTATTGCCGTATTTTACACCTTGTTTGGGGGACTGTATTCCGTTGCCTACACAGACGTAGTACAGCTCTTCTGTATATTCTTTGGACTG TGGGTAACCATTCCATTTGCTATGACAAATCCAAATGTCGGCGACATCTCCGTCAATGCTTCCGCTATGTGGATCAAATCCGTCGATCGCCAGTACACGGGCGTGTACTTGGACGGGATGCTGCTGCTGATCTTCGGCGGGATTCCATGGCAGGTGTACTTCCAGCGAGTCCTGTCTGCCAAGTCGGCATTCAATGCCAAGATCCTGTCCTATGTGGCAGGAGTAGGCTGTGTCGTCATGGCGATCCCCTCCATTCTGATTGGTGCTATAGCAACAAATACAG ACTGGAATAACACAGACTACACTCTGAGGGATCACCGGAAGTTCCCGATCCCTGAAGAGGACATGAACCTGATCCTGCCGATGGTGATGCAGTACCTGACGCCCCCCTGGGTCTCCTTCTTCGGTCTGGGGGCGGTGTCAGCGGCCGTGATGTCATCAGCTGACTCCTCCATATTGTCGGCCAGCTCCATGTTTGCCAGAAACATCTACAAGTTACTGTTCAGACAACAG TCTTCGGAGCAGGAGATAGTGAACGTGATGAGAGTGAGCATCTTTGGAGTGGGTATCCTAGCAACGATCATGGCTATCATGGTGGACTCCATCTACATGCTGTGGTACCTGTGTTCTGACCTGGTGTACGTCATCCTGTTCCCGCAGCTGGTCAGCGTGATTTATCTGAAGGGAACAAACACTTACGGATCTCTCGGCGGCTTCGTCATCGGCTGGTTCTTCCGCCTAATGGGAGGGGAGAGCAGCATGGGTATTCCTGCGGTGATGAAGTACCCCTGGTACGACAAAGAAACCAACACTCAGTTGTTTCCCTTTAAGACTTTCTGCATGCTGCTGTCGTTTTCATCCATCATACTTATTTCTTATCCCTTGAAGTATGTGTTTGAGCATGGACTGATTCCTCCCAAGTACGATGTTTTCATGTGTATTGTTAACGTTCCGGAGGAAACAATTGCACTCGCTTCAAACAAGATGTCTGAATTGACAGCAATGACTCCAACTGAAGTGAACGGCGGCAAAATAAATCCAGCGTTGAAATTTTCCCAGGATGACTTGCTAGCTGTTGAGAAATTTGCTGCCAAAAATGGAAAAGATGGtgaaaaaacaaactttttgtcaTCGTATGAAGGTGTGGAAAGTGACGTCCCTAAAGAGTCTTCGTAA
- the LOC105345095 gene encoding high-affinity choline transporter 1 isoform X2, which translates to MRTEGYVTMLDPFQLKYGQRMGGLLYIPALLGEVFWTAAILAALGATISVIIDIDVKTSIIVSACIAVFYTLFGGLYSVAYTDVVQLFCIFFGLWVTIPFAMTNPNVGDISVNASAMWIKSVDRQYTGVYLDGMLLLIFGGIPWQVYFQRVLSAKSAFNAKILSYVAGVGCVVMAIPSILIGAIATNTDWNNTDYTLRDHRKFPIPEEDMNLILPMVMQYLTPPWVSFFGLGAVSAAVMSSADSSILSASSMFARNIYKLLFRQQSSEQEIVNVMRVSIFGVGILATIMAIMVDSIYMLWYLCSDLVYVILFPQLVSVIYLKGTNTYGSLGGFVIGWFFRLMGGESSMGIPAVMKYPWYDKETNTQLFPFKTFCMLLSFSSIILISYPLKYVFEHGLIPPKYDVFMCIVNVPEETIALASNKMSELTAMTPTEVNGGKINPALKFSQDDLLAVEKFAAKNGKDGEKTNFLSSYEGVESDVPKESS; encoded by the exons ATGAGGACAGAGGGGTACGTGACCATGCTGGACCCCTTTCAGCTGAAGTACGGACAGAGGATGGGGGGACTGCTCTACATCCCCGCCCTGCTGGGGGAGGTGTTCTGGACCGCAGCCATATTGGCCGCTCTTG GTGCTACAATATCCGTGATAATCGACATCGATGTGAAGACATCAATCATTGTGTCTGCCTGTATTGCCGTATTTTACACCTTGTTTGGGGGACTGTATTCCGTTGCCTACACAGACGTAGTACAGCTCTTCTGTATATTCTTTGGACTG TGGGTAACCATTCCATTTGCTATGACAAATCCAAATGTCGGCGACATCTCCGTCAATGCTTCCGCTATGTGGATCAAATCCGTCGATCGCCAGTACACGGGCGTGTACTTGGACGGGATGCTGCTGCTGATCTTCGGCGGGATTCCATGGCAGGTGTACTTCCAGCGAGTCCTGTCTGCCAAGTCGGCATTCAATGCCAAGATCCTGTCCTATGTGGCAGGAGTAGGCTGTGTCGTCATGGCGATCCCCTCCATTCTGATTGGTGCTATAGCAACAAATACAG ACTGGAATAACACAGACTACACTCTGAGGGATCACCGGAAGTTCCCGATCCCTGAAGAGGACATGAACCTGATCCTGCCGATGGTGATGCAGTACCTGACGCCCCCCTGGGTCTCCTTCTTCGGTCTGGGGGCGGTGTCAGCGGCCGTGATGTCATCAGCTGACTCCTCCATATTGTCGGCCAGCTCCATGTTTGCCAGAAACATCTACAAGTTACTGTTCAGACAACAG TCTTCGGAGCAGGAGATAGTGAACGTGATGAGAGTGAGCATCTTTGGAGTGGGTATCCTAGCAACGATCATGGCTATCATGGTGGACTCCATCTACATGCTGTGGTACCTGTGTTCTGACCTGGTGTACGTCATCCTGTTCCCGCAGCTGGTCAGCGTGATTTATCTGAAGGGAACAAACACTTACGGATCTCTCGGCGGCTTCGTCATCGGCTGGTTCTTCCGCCTAATGGGAGGGGAGAGCAGCATGGGTATTCCTGCGGTGATGAAGTACCCCTGGTACGACAAAGAAACCAACACTCAGTTGTTTCCCTTTAAGACTTTCTGCATGCTGCTGTCGTTTTCATCCATCATACTTATTTCTTATCCCTTGAAGTATGTGTTTGAGCATGGACTGATTCCTCCCAAGTACGATGTTTTCATGTGTATTGTTAACGTTCCGGAGGAAACAATTGCACTCGCTTCAAACAAGATGTCTGAATTGACAGCAATGACTCCAACTGAAGTGAACGGCGGCAAAATAAATCCAGCGTTGAAATTTTCCCAGGATGACTTGCTAGCTGTTGAGAAATTTGCTGCCAAAAATGGAAAAGATGGtgaaaaaacaaactttttgtcaTCGTATGAAGGTGTGGAAAGTGACGTCCCTAAAGAGTCTTCGTAA
- the LOC105345097 gene encoding uncharacterized protein, which yields MASQQRDASVICLFDVDGTLTAPRQAAPQDMLDFLKKLKQKCIVGLVGGSDLSKIAEQMGRDVVNEYDYVFSENGLVAYKEGKQIGQENLLHNKGEECLQKVINFALKYMSELQLPAKRGTFVEFRSSMLNLCPVGRSCSQKERDEFAAFDKENNIRKKFVEALYKNFPEAGLKFAIGGQISIDVFPTGWDKTFCLQFLEKDGIKTIHFFGDKTTAGGNDHEIYEDSRTIGHSVTDPSDTIKQVSAIIPGL from the exons ATGGCAAGCCAACAACGAGACGCTAGTGTGATATGTTTATTTGATGTGGACGGTACATTGACCGCTCCCCGGCAA gcAGCTCCACAGGATATGCTGGATTTtctaaaaaagttaaaacagaAATGCATTGTGGGATTGGTAGGGGGCTCAGATTTATCCAAAATTGCTGAACAAATGGGGAGAGATG tTGTGAATGAATATGACTATGTGTTTTCTGAAAATGGTCTGGTGGCATACAAGGAAGGAAAGCAGATAGGACAAGAG AATCTCCTTCATAACAAAGGAGAAGAGTGTCTACAGAAAGTGATCAACTTTGCCTTGAAATACATGTCAGAATTACAGCTTCCTGCCAAACG AGGGACGTTTGTGGAGTTCAGAAGCAGTATGTTGAATTTATGTCCAGTGGGGAGGAGTTGTTCACAAAAAGAAAGAGATGAATTTGCTGCTTTTGACAAG GAAAATAACATCAGGAAGAAGTTTGTTGAGGCTCTATACAAAAACTTTCCAGAGGCTGGACTAAAGTTTGCCATCGGGGGACAAATTAGTATTGATGTTTTTCCTACTGGCTGGGACAAAACATTCTGCCTCCAGTTCCTGGAAAAAGACGGCATTAAAACGATCCATTTCTTTGGGGACAAAACTACTGCG GGTGGAAACGACCACGAGATATATGAGGATTCTAGGACGATAGGTCACTCCGTGACCGACCCCTCGGACACCATTAAACAAGTGTCAGCAATCATTCCAGGCTTATAA